Proteins co-encoded in one Garra rufa chromosome 7, GarRuf1.0, whole genome shotgun sequence genomic window:
- the LOC141338795 gene encoding SLAM family member 9-like, with translation MSEQTIRALSFPDSPDKPIQANFGRRKPTRAEGRNIPNWRFTDTHQLPGLNGLLGKASDFVESVSVMEGNYVTLHIDVTEMHEENDILWKFGVEMSLIAQIRRDAGIFNTFDGPDGRFRDRLKLDNQTGSLTITNITTQHAGLYKLDISGATRSSKTYSVSVYAHLPFPNITRDCSSSSSSSSSSSSSSSSSSSSSFCSLVCSVVNVSDVTLSWYKGNSLLSSISVSDLSISLSLPLEVEYQDKNTYSCVINNPISNQTRHLDISKLCQERADVLENM, from the exons ATGTCTGAACAGAcaatcagagcgctctctttcccagacaGCCCCGACAAGCCGATTCAGGCAAACTTTGGCCGGCGAAAGCCGACGAGAGCCGAAGGGCGGAACATACCGAACTGGCGCTTCACCGACACCCACCAACTGCCCGGCcttaatggtcttcttgggaaggcca GTGATTTTGTTGAGTCAGTGTCAGTGATGGAGGGAAATTATGTCACTCTACACATTGATGTTACTGAAATGCATGAAGAAAATGACATACTGTGGAAATTTGGAGTGGAAATGTCTTTGATAGCTCAAATCAGAAGAGATGCTGGAATCTTCAACACATTTGATGGtcctgatgggagattcagagacagactgaagctggacaatcaaactggatctctgaccatcacaaacatcacaacTCAACATGCTGGACTTTACAAACTAGATATAAGTGGAGCTACACGAtcatcaaaaacatacagtgttTCTGTCTATG CTCATCTGCCTTTTCCTAACATTACCAGAGActgttcatcatcatcatcatcatcatcatcatcatcatcatcatcatcatcatcatcatcgtcatcatTTTGTTCACTggtgtgttcagtggtgaatgtgagtGATGTGAccctctcctggtacaaaggaaacagtttattgtccagcatcagtgtgtctgatctcagcatcagtctctctctacctctggaggtggaatatcaggataaaaacacctacagctgtgtgatcaacaatcccatcagcaaccagaccAGACATCTGGACATCAGCAAACTCTGTC AGGAACGGGCAGACGTGCTGGAAAACATGTGA